The Pyrus communis chromosome 8, drPyrComm1.1, whole genome shotgun sequence region TTAACGGTCTACCACTAGTCCTCACATTTCATTACAACATGCCAAACAAACCAATCAAACCATATTTCAATATATACATGTCAAATCTCATGTCATAAACTTAAATCAATATCTCAGTATTGgaaataacaattcaatagaAACATATTCATAAAACCAATTCATATCCACACCGGATCATAATTATGAAAACATGGTTAATTACCAATATCACATACATTAAAGTCACCCACATTTTATCATATCACATCCTAAGCGCATCAACCACCATTCAAATATGCAAGTCAAATCACATATCACAATCctcatcagtacacaagccaaatcatgtttaataaacataggtctatggctaaatatataaaatcacatttcaatagaaaatCATATTCATACGACCAATTCTTATTCACAATCGGTaccaataaaagaaattaagataataaaCATATCTCATATACTCAAGTCGCTAACAAACTAATATAGGCCCACTACATATCGGAAAATtcgatttttttcaaaaattctcaaatttcataagaatgaagatctcaacacgtagagtaaactttatacctgcggccaaggccaatttggcctgAAAACATCCCAAACTTGCCACGAACCGCCGAAACCCTAAGGTGGGTGTTCTTCAATTCGACTTCCTCGGTGTCCCAACGCCTCTACAACCTgttgggtcttgttcctggATCCAAGGGGAGTTGACTaagggtggtggtgggtggtgaaaCTCACTGGAACTGCGGAATCGCAGTCAAAGCTCCATGGGTCACCCGCACGGTTTTTACACGGTTTTGGACCTAAAAACCCTCAACTTggggtggaaatggaagatgggaGATGGTGGAAGAGTTTGCAGGTGATGGATAGTTGAATTTTACCTGAAAAAATGATGGAAGTGGCCGGAAACCACTCCGGGTTGGCGCGGGTAAATGGGTTCATGGGaatggagggaaaaaaaaaaaatcccttttcCCCCATTGGTCCttgctttcttttcttccttctaATTGGTCCCCTTTTCCCCTTAAACTGGCCGGTCCTTTAATCCCAAAAAGTGTTTGGGCCTTTTTCACCCCTAAgtggaaattaaaataattccCACAATCTATAGTTTCACAACTTCAAACGTCCGTaattataccgttataatccggactcgcaaacggctttcgcctatgcgctcGTGGCTTCGAGACCTATTCGAAAACGTTACAAAAGGTCAAtgagtaaataataattttccaaacttcactcttcgtaactagtttaattgaaatctaatttcaaataaactaatataaattctcgaaaaaataatataaaatctcaataatacaaatacgtagattataacagtgaaatccgAAAACTGAATTTCACAGATTAAGATGGTTTGGATATGTGAATTGAACACCTATAGATGCTTCGGTTAAGATGCAACTATGAGACAGAAGCTCAGGGCAAAAAGGATAGAAGAAAACCTAGGAAGACTTTAAAAGAGACTATAAGAAAATATATGGAATGCTTGGAGTTAACAGAACGCTAGGCGCAAAACAGAACGCAATAGTGTACTAGgactcatacaaccaatctcaTTAAGTAGAGTATATAAGGcttgattgttgttgttgtataggCCTCATATTTACCATTTGTTATAATATTGTGAAATGCACTCAAATATTGAAATGCTCTCAAATATTGAAATGCTAACAACATTACTGATTTAATGCAGTAGATCTACAATATTGACAACATATTGATAATTTCTCTATATATTACGACTATAGGGGAATCTTTGTTACCTATGTAATGGGACAACATCGAGATGATATAgatatgatatgtttattttcagCACTAACGTTTTTAAGATCTATTACGTACTACTATAATATTGGTATTTGAGAGCATTCTCCTATATATAATATTCTTGTCCAAAATCCCAAAAgctctgaaaaaaaaattataccacAAATTGGGCACAagtttgttttaattatttactttttttggtTTATCTTGTTTTTATCATATTTATGGAAGAGAAAATATGTCAAACTGATCAGTTGGGGTAAGAAAGAGGGAACAATTAGGTTTGCAGTGTTTAGCTCTTATTTAAGACAGAGGAGCTAGCCTATGAGGATATATATTTGcattagagaagcacttcataacattttaagtagttaagaGGCTGATGATTTATAAGTGGTGAAATCCGCAAGAAAAGAAATGCTTTTACAATCTTTCTTCTACTTCTTCACAGGATTCAATTTCGATAAGCGATATCAACTCGTTGAAGTTGCTAACCTTTGCAATGTGCGTCATCTAGTTTGAGGTTGTTAGGTCGAACTACTATATAATTAAGGCAGTTGTGTTCTAGAATTCATATAACCGATCATATTTAGTGGGACAATGTTTCATTATTGTGGTCGTTTATTTGCTCAGTGCAATCTCATTATTTTTGTAGCTTGCAATGGAAGCAATTAAATTATGTAAATGAGgatgactatatatatatatatatgtatgtatgtatatgtatatatgattatatatatatatattcatttgtTTATGGAGGATATTACAATATTCTTTGTACTTCCCTAGCTCAGTTTGGCACTTATAAGTCCTTCAACTGATCCAATCACACCCACAACTGTCACAAGAAAGCAAGCTAAACTAAATGTCCTCAGAACAACCCATGTTTTTGTCCAAGCCCCAATTTTCTTCTGTACAAAGTACATTTCTACAGGAAAATATATGGTCAAAGGCCAAAAGTTCAAGGCCCCTAAAACTCCCAAAACCTGGTTGAAGTAAGGAAATATCATCGCAATTGCGGTAGTTGACACAACGTAAACAGTTCGGAAACACAGCCTGAAGGGATTCACTTGAAATCTCGGTAACAATGGGACTTTGATAGTGTAAAAGTTGTTCACAAATCCACTGCTCGGGTATTTCTTCGTGGACCATCTTTCAGCAACTGCAAATACTGGTTGACTGTAGACCTGCAAGATGAAACATTCGAAATATACGTGACTACAACAGATAAAAAATGGTGAttcaaacttgaaaattttgatacatatatatacggTACCTGATATCCTCCCACCAAATGAAGAACAATGCAAGCATTGGCAAAATCAATGAGCCAGAAGGGTTCGTAGAATCCGAATCCTGTCAAGAGATTCCCTGGGGTGTCATCGCCAAAGGCGGCGTATCCAAAGCATCCGCAGCAGAGGTAGAAGAAGGTTGTGACAAATATGGCAATCATTGAGGCCTTCTTCATTGTCTGATTTTCTGGTGGAGGGGACTTCAAAGTATCCTTTGATTTGACAGACACAACACAATCCAACAGTTTCTAATTAAAATCAATCAGAATTTTGTGTGGTTTTAATCAGATTTCTtcgtttttcttctttcaaaagTTTAGAAATCAACCTGAACTTCAAGAACAATAATAGAGTATGGATAGGCAAAAGCAATGTCTCCAAGTGCTTGGAAGGATAACCATAATTTATCAGCAACATTTGATGTTCGAACTCCTGTTAGGCTTCCTTGAATCTTCCCATTTTCTGCAATTAACAAACATATCTTAAAAATCGAAGTGAGCTTTTATTTATGTCTTATTCTGGACAATGAGGCTGGAAGGTAGGAAAAAAAAGCTGGAAAAATCGAAGCAAATACCTATTACTTTTGCAAAGCCGAGGCCAAGTCCAATGAAAGAGTAGGCAAAGGACATGATTGCTGCGATAACTGAAAGCCATTCCATGTTGTGGAAATCTGGTATTTGTGACGCAACAATCTGGACAAGTCCAAATAGCAGCATATACAGACTAGTTCCATATTCACATGAAGCCTCATGCCCTTCTTTGTGGTAGCAGTTTGATCTCTGAATGGCTCTAAATCGACAAAATAGAATACAAATGTTAATACATATCGCCTTTACGAAATTAATTTCAGTTGGAAAGAAGTGTAAGCATCATCATA contains the following coding sequences:
- the LOC137741535 gene encoding probable amino acid permease 7 gives rise to the protein MAIQHPLESASNGSCDDDGHPLRTGTLWSCVAHIITAVIGSGVLSLAWSTAHLGWIGGPVSLLCFAIVTYISSFLVSDCYRSPDPITGTRNKSYMDAVKVNLNSRKKTWFCGLLLYFSMFGTGIAYVITTATSMRAIQRSNCYHKEGHEASCEYGTSLYMLLFGLVQIVASQIPDFHNMEWLSVIAAIMSFAYSFIGLGLGFAKVIENGKIQGSLTGVRTSNVADKLWLSFQALGDIAFAYPYSIIVLEVQDTLKSPPPENQTMKKASMIAIFVTTFFYLCCGCFGYAAFGDDTPGNLLTGFGFYEPFWLIDFANACIVLHLVGGYQVYSQPVFAVAERWSTKKYPSSGFVNNFYTIKVPLLPRFQVNPFRLCFRTVYVVSTTAIAMIFPYFNQVLGVLGALNFWPLTIYFPVEMYFVQKKIGAWTKTWVVLRTFSLACFLVTVVGVIGSVEGLISAKLS